GAATGTATCCTTGCGACGCCCTCTTTCCCAACACGATGCCCCTCATGATGGATTTCCGGTGAGCGCAGGGAGCGCAGAATAAAGATGCCGAGAGTACCACGCAATGGATTTCTGGCACATCGGGAGCAAAGCCGAACCCATCAGGAATCTCGGCAAAAGGAATGAGGCGCACAAGCCAGCAGGGGGAAGATAGGGACACGCCTTCCCTCATCGCGAGACAAGGCGCGTCCCACTTCCGCTAGAACTTTGCGGGGAACTGCTGGGCCAAGGCACCGGTCAAGGTATCTGCCACAACATAGATGTGCTTCTTCATGCCGGTCCAGGTCTCTGCCTCCTGAGCATACTCACCGGTTTTCAACTGCTGAAACTGTTGGATGTGGTGTGCCGCATGAGCCATCAAGAGTCCCATCACGGCGTCTTTCGGCAGATAGGGATTGGCGCTGCTCAGGAACGCGGAAATCTCTCCGGCATTGGCGGTGAGCGCCTTGACCGCCGCCTCCTGCTGCGCGGCATTACCCGCCACAACTGCGTCAAGATCGTCGCGGATCGCCCCGTAGTGCCCGGCCAACAGACTGAATAACTTGTCCGCTGCCGGCTTCCCGTAAAATGGTTCGATGGATTGGGCTATCTGCTGGGCATTCGCCACCACGGATTTTTCAGCACTTTCACGGGCCGCGACATTCTTATCCATCGTGGCGACGGCCACGTTGCGGATGCCGAGAATATGACCGAGCCAGAGATCGCGCAACACCGCCTTCGTATCGGCGATCTTGGCCGGCGACGCGGAGACTACGGGAGCCTGAGGCGTCGTGCAGGCGACCGAGATGAGGATGACACCGAGGACGAACAAGGCACGAAACGAGCGAACCATACGAAACCTCCTGGTTGGAAACCCTAGAATGCCTGACCGGGCCCGAGACTACTGACCCATGAGATAGTTTGTCAATATATATATGTTACAAGCATATCAATAGCCAATTTGGCTAGTTTTCTGTATACTTCACTCGGAGGTTTGCACGATGCGGACACAGGGTTCCCGGCGAGACCAGCTCCTGCGATTACTCCTGGAGAAAAAGACCGGTCGCACGATCGATGAGCTCGCGCGCGGGCTCCACGTGTCGCGCAATGCCGTTCGCCAGCATCTCACCTCCCTCACCGCAGAAGGGCTCGTCACGAAAGGCCCGGTGCAAGCGACCGGAGGCCGGCCGGAACAACTCTACATACTCAGCGCGGAAGGCCATGAGGGATTTCCCCGCAAGTACTCGTGGTTTTCCGAGTTGCTTTTAGACTCGCTGAAATCTGAAAAGGGAGAGGCCGCGTTGATCGCGCGGTTTGAAAAACTCGGAGCACAGGTCGGCGCGCAGTTACACCATGCTCACCATCTTCCGGGCCCTGCCGCTGAACGGATTACCCGCCTGGCGACGGCGATGCACGAACTCGGCTATGAGGCGTCATCAACGGCGGCCACCGGCCGGCAGCTCCCGATGATCGAGGCATCCAATTGCGTGTTTCACCACCTCGCCACCCGCTTTCCTGAAGTCTGTCATTTCGATCTGGCCCTGCTTTCGACCTTCGTCGGACGCCCGGTCGAGCATGATGAATGTATTGTCCGTGGCGGCCATCTCTGTCGATTCAAATTCAAGCCCGCATGAGCCGCGTTCATTACTTCTGCGCTGCAAGTTTGACCGCAAGATTCGGATAGTCCCCGGCCCTGGTCAGGCGGTATCATGATCCATGACGTTCGATCTCACAGGAGACCTGGCTGCCGTGGATCCTCTCGCAGCCTGGCACGCGGTACTGAATCGTGACCGCCAATTCGATGGACGCTTCGTCTATGCCGTTTCCTCCACTCAGGTCTACTGTCGCCCTTCCTGCCCATCTCGCCGTCCGGCCCGCCACCGCGTGAGCTTCTTTCCATCGCCGCAACAGGCAGAAGCCGCGGGCTTCCGTGCCTGCCGGCGTTGCCGACCTCAATCTACTCAGGGCTCCTTGCCGGACCAGCGAATCGAACAGGCCCGTCAATACCTGGACGACCATGCAGATGAGACGGTCACGCTCCGTCGATTAGCCGATCACGTCACACTCAGCCCGTTTCACTTACAGCGAGCCTTTCAACGCACACTGGGCCTCTCACCCAAGGCCTATCAGGATGCTAAGCGCATCGAACGATTTACCGCCTTACTGAACCAGGGCGCCAGTGTCACGCATGCGACCTACGCCGCAGGCTTCGGTTCCAGCAGTCGCGTTGCGGAACGCGTGTCGGACACACTCGGAATGACACCGTCCGCCTATCGATCGGGCGGCAAAGGTGTGACCCTGCGCTATACCACGGCACGCACAGCGGTCGGACGAGTGTTGATGGCCGGAACGGAACGAGGGGTTGTCTCGGTGAGTCTGGGAAAAAGTGACGCAAGCCTGCTTGCCTTACTCCACGATGCGTACCCACAGGCCACGCTCTCCCGCGATCAGAACGGATTGAAGCGACAGATGCAGGCCCTGCTCCAGTGCCTCAACGGCAGGCCACTCTCAGATGCGCTGTCACTGGATATGCAAGGAACGGCTTTTCAGCGGAAAGTCTGGAAGGCGCTTCAGGATATTCCTCGCGGATCGACCCGAACCTATCGTGAGATCGCACGGGAAATCGGGCAACCGACGGCCGCCCGCGCCGTAGCCAGAGCCTGCGCAACCAATCCAGTTGCCATCGTCATCCCCTGCCATCGTGTTGTGCGGGAAGGCGGCAACTTGGCTGGCTATCGTTGGGGGCTTGAAAGGAAGAAACAGCTCCTGGCGCTCGAACGAGAGCGCCAGGATATCTGACGAGACAGGCATCCGATCAACCTGAGCTGAACACGGGATGAGTCGAGCGACTCACACCGTAGATTCAAAGCACCTCGCCGTACTACGAGTCACAACAACCGGCTCCTATTGACAGGCGACGGTCAGCGCCTGTTTGCTGGCAGCCGCCAGTTGCTCCAGGTCGCGAGCCTTTGCCCGATAGGTTTGCGCCGCCGTCAGCAGTCCACTCTTCACAAACCCTTTCGGGTCAACGTATTCACTCTGTACTGCGGCTCGTCGTTCATACGTGGCCGCTTCCGCATAGTTGGCTTCAGCCTGATCGCAATACGACTGTGCCGTCTCATGATGCGCCTGCGCCCCGACCGCTTCCTGAGCACCGGCGATCGCCTGGGACGCGATTCCGGAACAGCCGAACAAGACAGCGCTGAATAGCATGACGCCACCCATCACCGTAGACCGCCGATTGTCCAACTTCATGTTGTTGCTCATCACATACCTCCGTAGGTTACGTCCGCCTTTGAGCTGAACCCTTAAGTGCAGCATACCGCCACGTCGGTACTGGCACTAGACGGTAGATACCGTATGGAAGCGCGAGCATTTTCCTTGGGTGGCACCAAGGGATTCCCTTGGTATGTGAGAAAGAAGAACCGTAGAAAGAGAGGGGGAGTGCCTTAGGAATCTACCGCAACCAGACCGCTGCGAATCGCATAGCGAACGAGCCCGGCGACATCGTGAATCTCCAATCGCCGCATCAATTCTGCGCGGTGCCCTTCTACCGTTTTGACGCTCAAATCGAGCTTGCCCGCAATTTCCTTCGTGGACCCGCCTTCGGCGATCAACTTCAACACTTCACACTGCCGCGGAGATAACACCGCGCCTTTGTTCTGCGCCGTCCCCTGCCTGAGATAGTCGTCCACTACCTTCTTGGACACACTAGGCGCCAGATAGGTCTCTCCCCGCATGACCGCCTTGAGAGCCAACTCCAACTCAGGCGGCTCGGCTCCTTTCAAAAGGTACCCGGAAGCACCGGCCCGGAGCGCTTGGCGGACATACTCTTCGTTGGAATGCATGGAGAGAATGATGACCCGCACCTGTGGCCACGATGCCGTGATGCGGGCAGCCGCCTCGATGCCCGAAAGACCGGGAAGGGCGATGTCCATCAACACTAGATTGGGTCGATCTCGCTCGACCAGCTTGATCGCGTCAGGCCCGCTTCCGGCTTCGGCAACAACCTGTACCCCCTCAAAGCTCTGGAGCAGCGCGCACAGTCCGGCTCGAAAGAGGGCATGATCGTCAACCAACAGAATCCGCACCGCCTTTGAGGTGGCTCGCATACTCCCCCCTCTCCTTCAAACGGCTTCGTCGAACGGAATCATCGCCGACAGCTTCGTGCCCTTCCGCTTTTCCGAACTGATCTCAAATTGCCCGTTAAACGCCCTGATTCGTTCTTGAATTCCGATTAATCCCAGATGCGACCGTTCTCCGGAAACCCGCAACACTTCGTTGGGAGAAAATCCGATGCCATCGTCTTCGATGACCAGCTTGACGCCTTTCTTGATAGGCCGCAGCGTGACGGCCATCCGGCTCGCCTTGGCATGCCTCAGGATATTGGTCACGCCTTCTTGGACAATCCTAAAGCAGGCCACCAACGCATCAGGAGACAACCCCCGAGGGATGGCCACGGAATCGACCTCCGTTCGAATCCCGGCCCGCTCGCCCTGCTTGCCGACATACCACCGCACGGCGGAGGCCAATCCAAAATCGTCAAGCATGGACGGACGCAAATCGAGCGCCATGTCGCGCACGCGCGCGACCGTCTGATCGATGATCATAAAGCTGTCGTTGAGAGAGGCGGTTTGGCGTGTCGAATCCGTGGTTCTCTGAATCGCCTGCAAATTCACTTTGAGCGTCGTAAAGGCTTGGCCGATTTCATCATGCAGATCGAGCGCCAACTGCCGCCGCTCTTGCTCCTGCAAGCGCATCGACTGTTTGGACAGCGCTTGCAGCCGCTCATGAGCCACCAACAGCTCCTCTTCCGCCCGGCGTCTGGTCAAATAGGAGGCACAACTGTCGGCCAATGAATTGATCAGATCCCGCTCCTCTGCGAGAAAGGGCCCTTCGCTTTCCGGCGGACGTTTCGCCCGATAGACCACCTCAAGCTTCCCGCGGCGTCCGTCGGGCGTCGTAAAATCAGCCCGCTGTATCCACGCCGTCCGTCTGAACCCGGCGGTAGGGAACCGCATCCCGTCAACCGTCAAGCAGGCTTCGGTCACCTCGGGATACTGCCACGCAGGAGGAATCAGCGAGACAATTTCACGCAACACGCTCGATACTGGCTTGACGTTGTCCTGCATCAAGCGAACGGTGCGATGCAGGGCGCTGAGCTCCTTCACCCGTTCAACGAGCAAGTGCGCCACCCCCCCGCGCGTCGAGTGGATGGTCTCAGCCTTCTCCGTGCGCGGTTTCTTCAACCCTGCGCCGGCGGCGGAACGAGCGCCTCTTTCAACCGGTCGCGGCAGTCGTTTCGATCTGCGCTTCGATGAATTCATGCTCCCCTTTCAAGCACGTCAGATCGACGCCGACGGCAAGCGTATTCGCAGGGCGGCCCCACATCTCGTCCTACGTTACGCTCACGGCCTCTCCGGAGCTCCACAGGTTGTCGGGCTTCAGAAAAGTGAGCATGCGCGCGGCAATGACCGGATAGCCAATGCGACTCGGCTACGGCGTGGCATCCTGGAATGCGCGCACTAAGTCAGAGACCGACAGCACGCCGATGACGGTACCGTCGGCAGTCACCGGTAAATGCCGGATCCCTTGTTTTTTCATCAAGGCCATCGCCTCGGATAGGGGTTCGTCTTCCTCGATCGTGACGAACGATTTGCTCATGCAGGCTGATACCGCCGTCGTATTTGGATCGAGCCCTTTCGCGACGGCTTTGCGGCTGAGATCGGCGTCGGTGATGATCCCGATGTAGCGGGAGCCGTCATCCACCATCAACGAGCCTACTTTATGCTTCAGCAACAGCTTCCCGGCTTCCTTTATCGTCGCCGCGCGATGGATACTCCGCACGTCATGCGACATATAGGCCTCCACGGTCGCGCGCAACCCTCCCTTCCCGTGACGGCTGCTTTCCCGCGTCGCCTGCACCCGGCGACGCAACTCCAAATCAGCCAGACAACTGGCGAGCACTTGGCGGCGCTGCTGAAGCGTTTCCCGCTCCACATCGTGCATCCCGCTCTCTTGGGCCTCTTCCGGGAGCATGATCGACTCCCCGCTCTTCGCGTAAAAGTAGGCTTCGGATTCTTCCGATGCGGCGCCGAACACCTGTCCGATCAGATCCTCGGCGGCTTCGTCAAAGTCTTCCAATGACGCGGTTCCTCGCTTGCGCGAGAGAAACGGCTGGAACTTCACGAGCATCTGTTTGACGCGCTCAATATATCGATCAAGAATATCGCTGCGTGTTAAGCCTGTACGAACTCGCTTTGGCATAAGGTCCCTCCTGCGTGATACGCGAGGATATCCCATGCGCGGCACAGCCTCAAGCCTTCCCCTACGCCGCGGGCGAAATATTCGTTTCTTTACCCGCCAGCACTTTCCTGGCGCCTCCGCCGCGGACGCGGTGCATTTTCTCTCGCGTGTGATACGGCAACAGGCCTTCGAGCACTGCCGGAAGCTTGTCGCAGGGTACATCTTCCATAATCTTGAGGGCCAGCTTCGGATCGGGCCCCGAGCGGCCGCCGATGTAAATATCGACGGCCTCGACGACCTTTCCGTCGATTTTTGCTTTTTTCCCCAATAACCCCACATCGGCGACCAAGTGATTGCCGCAGCTCGCGGGACAGCCGGACCAGTGCATGGTAATCGGCTTGAGCGAAGCGCCTAGCCGTCCTTCAAGCGCCTTGGCCACCGCAACTGCCCGCCCTTTGCTTTCGATCACCGCCAGATTGCAGTAGTCACTGCCGACACAACTGACCAGGCCTTTATAGAGGGCGGAAGGATTGTAGGCGAATTGTTTCAAGAGCGGCTCATCCGCCAGATCTCCGACGGTTCGGTCGCTGATATTGGGGATGATCAATGCTTGACTCGGGGTAATCCTGATCTCCCCGTTGCCATACTTCTCCGCCAAGCTTAGGATTTTCACGAGGTCCGCCGCTTTGACCCGCCCGACCAACACCTTCAGTCCCGCATAATTCATCCCCTGTTGCCGTTGACGGAAAATCCCGACATGGTCCTGCTCACCCGCCTTCCGGGCATCTATTCCGGCAGACGCGAGTCGTTTTCCCACACGGGCTTCCACTTCGGCACGGAATCGGGCTTCGCCCCATTCCTCGATCAGGAACGCGAGACGGGCTTGAGTGCGGCTCTCCCTCGGCCCATGATCGCGGTAAATTCCCAGAATCGCGCGGCAGACATCCAGCGCCTCGGAGGGATTGACGAACACGTCCAGCGGCGTGGCGATCCGGTACCCGCCCGATCCCAGCTTGCCACCTACGAGCACATTGAATCCCACGCAGCGATCATGTCCCAAATCGTAGTGCGCCGGTACGAGCGCCAGATCCTGCGTTTCCATATGCACGCAGTTATGCGGGCAGCCGGTCACCGCGACATTCAGTTTGCGCGGCAAATTAGAGTAGGCCGGCTTGCCGAGAATCTCCTCGTTGATCGCCCGCACCAGCGCCATGGTCTCGACAACCTCATCCGGGTTGAGGCCGGAAATGGCACAGGTCATAACGTTGCGAACATTGTCCATCCCGGTTTGCATGGAGGTCAGCCCGACCCCGTCCATCTTGGCAAAGACCGCCGGCACGTCTTCGATCTTGATGTTCCGGAGCTGCACTTGTTGTCTGGTCGTCAAGTCCAAGACGCCATTGCCATACGTCGAGGCAATCTCCGCCAGAGCCCG
Above is a genomic segment from Nitrospira lenta containing:
- a CDS encoding helix-turn-helix transcriptional regulator, coding for MRTQGSRRDQLLRLLLEKKTGRTIDELARGLHVSRNAVRQHLTSLTAEGLVTKGPVQATGGRPEQLYILSAEGHEGFPRKYSWFSELLLDSLKSEKGEAALIARFEKLGAQVGAQLHHAHHLPGPAAERITRLATAMHELGYEASSTAATGRQLPMIEASNCVFHHLATRFPEVCHFDLALLSTFVGRPVEHDECIVRGGHLCRFKFKPA
- the ada gene encoding bifunctional DNA-binding transcriptional regulator/O6-methylguanine-DNA methyltransferase Ada → MTFDLTGDLAAVDPLAAWHAVLNRDRQFDGRFVYAVSSTQVYCRPSCPSRRPARHRVSFFPSPQQAEAAGFRACRRCRPQSTQGSLPDQRIEQARQYLDDHADETVTLRRLADHVTLSPFHLQRAFQRTLGLSPKAYQDAKRIERFTALLNQGASVTHATYAAGFGSSSRVAERVSDTLGMTPSAYRSGGKGVTLRYTTARTAVGRVLMAGTERGVVSVSLGKSDASLLALLHDAYPQATLSRDQNGLKRQMQALLQCLNGRPLSDALSLDMQGTAFQRKVWKALQDIPRGSTRTYREIAREIGQPTAARAVARACATNPVAIVIPCHRVVREGGNLAGYRWGLERKKQLLALERERQDI
- a CDS encoding response regulator — its product is MRATSKAVRILLVDDHALFRAGLCALLQSFEGVQVVAEAGSGPDAIKLVERDRPNLVLMDIALPGLSGIEAAARITASWPQVRVIILSMHSNEEYVRQALRAGASGYLLKGAEPPELELALKAVMRGETYLAPSVSKKVVDDYLRQGTAQNKGAVLSPRQCEVLKLIAEGGSTKEIAGKLDLSVKTVEGHRAELMRRLEIHDVAGLVRYAIRSGLVAVDS
- a CDS encoding sensor histidine kinase, whose protein sequence is MNSSKRRSKRLPRPVERGARSAAGAGLKKPRTEKAETIHSTRGGVAHLLVERVKELSALHRTVRLMQDNVKPVSSVLREIVSLIPPAWQYPEVTEACLTVDGMRFPTAGFRRTAWIQRADFTTPDGRRGKLEVVYRAKRPPESEGPFLAEERDLINSLADSCASYLTRRRAEEELLVAHERLQALSKQSMRLQEQERRQLALDLHDEIGQAFTTLKVNLQAIQRTTDSTRQTASLNDSFMIIDQTVARVRDMALDLRPSMLDDFGLASAVRWYVGKQGERAGIRTEVDSVAIPRGLSPDALVACFRIVQEGVTNILRHAKASRMAVTLRPIKKGVKLVIEDDGIGFSPNEVLRVSGERSHLGLIGIQERIRAFNGQFEISSEKRKGTKLSAMIPFDEAV
- a CDS encoding CBS domain-containing protein; its protein translation is MPKRVRTGLTRSDILDRYIERVKQMLVKFQPFLSRKRGTASLEDFDEAAEDLIGQVFGAASEESEAYFYAKSGESIMLPEEAQESGMHDVERETLQQRRQVLASCLADLELRRRVQATRESSRHGKGGLRATVEAYMSHDVRSIHRAATIKEAGKLLLKHKVGSLMVDDGSRYIGIITDADLSRKAVAKGLDPNTTAVSACMSKSFVTIEEDEPLSEAMALMKKQGIRHLPVTADGTVIGVLSVSDLVRAFQDATP
- a CDS encoding ferredoxin--nitrite reductase, with the translated sequence MNKIEAIKTERDGLTVREMIAHYATTGWEAIPEADIQRLKWCGLFLRNPTPGFFMVRVRIPGGQTTSYQLRALAEIASTYGNGVLDLTTRQQVQLRNIKIEDVPAVFAKMDGVGLTSMQTGMDNVRNVMTCAISGLNPDEVVETMALVRAINEEILGKPAYSNLPRKLNVAVTGCPHNCVHMETQDLALVPAHYDLGHDRCVGFNVLVGGKLGSGGYRIATPLDVFVNPSEALDVCRAILGIYRDHGPRESRTQARLAFLIEEWGEARFRAEVEARVGKRLASAGIDARKAGEQDHVGIFRQRQQGMNYAGLKVLVGRVKAADLVKILSLAEKYGNGEIRITPSQALIIPNISDRTVGDLADEPLLKQFAYNPSALYKGLVSCVGSDYCNLAVIESKGRAVAVAKALEGRLGASLKPITMHWSGCPASCGNHLVADVGLLGKKAKIDGKVVEAVDIYIGGRSGPDPKLALKIMEDVPCDKLPAVLEGLLPYHTREKMHRVRGGGARKVLAGKETNISPAA